CCGAGGCAACTCCTTCATAGGCTCGATAAAACGATTGCGCAGAGGGGGAAGGTGCTGGTTCCGGGCTTCCTTGCCGCAGGGCCTGGTTATACTCTCGCACCAGTTGCATATCTCGCACCCGGCCTTGCTCCCGCACCATGTCGTGGCCCACCTCTAGCAAGTGCTGAATGCTGAAATCGGGTTTGTGGAAGGTGGGCGGGGTCTTGGTATTGACCACTTGGCGGGCCACTTGATCAACGCCGACGGAATGGATAAAGTCGCGGATTTGCTCGTCGTAGATGCGCGATCGCAACGCCCCGAAAAAATCAATGGCCTGATCGGGGAAGGTATCTACCAGGGTAACGATGTCCTGCTGGCTGAGGCCATCGGGCTCGAAGATGCCGCCGACGATGCCGATGCGGTCATTGCGATCGGGTTCCCAGTAAAACTTCTCCATGCGGCCATCACGAATCAGGGGCGCATAGAGGGTGGCCAGGTCGTTACCGGTAACGACGATGGGAATGCGCTGCAGGGGGGTCTCGTCGTAGCTGCCGGGCAACTGCACGTTGGTGGGGTTGTCGGCAATATTCATCAGGGTGTTGTTCACCAGCTGGGTGTTGACGGTGTATTGGGTGAGGGCGTCGAAGCGACCGGCCCCGGCATCGAGGTCGTTGATCATCAACACCGCCATCTTGCCCCGCACCCGCACCAATTCGGCGGCTTCCCGGTAGCGTAGCCGCAGCAACCGGGCCGGATCGCCGGCGTCAGGGCTTTCCAACTCGCCGCCGGAGACATGCACCACCTCTACCCCCATGCGCTCAAACACCAGCTCGCACTGGAAGGTCTTGCCTTCGCCCTTGCGACCGTGGATGCCCAAGATCAGGGGCAGTTTCACCTGGGGCAGGTCTAAGTAGTTCTTGGTGATGTGAACGGCGAGTCGATCGAGGAAGCGGGGAGAGATATAGTAGGCCATGGATTTGGATGCATCGTCGGTGGCAGACCCAGCATCGGGACCGTTGCTTAACCGCGCCGTTTGCTCTTGGCTCTGCCGTAGTTCATTATCCCTCAGCCATAGCAGCGGCAACAGCGATGACTGGGTTGCGATCGCAAATGGCAATGATAAGTGGCAACAATCCTGGCAGCGAGAGGATAGTCACCAGGTTTAGGGAACGCGGTTGCCTGTGCACCACATCCATCGCCTGTCAGTAGAGCTCATACTTCATCCACTGGCAGGGTAAGGAGCCATTGTACACCGGAAACCGCTGAGCCGATTTGAGACCGATGTGGCGGGCTAATTCCTTATTGCCGCTGAGGATAAAGGCAGTCCAGCCCTTGAATCGCTGCTTCAGCACGTCCCCTAATAGCCTGTAAAAGTCCGCTAGCTCGGCTGGATGGCCCATCCGCTCCCCATAGGGAGGATTGCAGAGGATGATGCCCTGATCGGCTGGGGCGTCTAGGGTGGCTAACGCTTGCTGGAAGAACCGCACCTGGTCGGCTAAGCCACAGGCTTGGGCATTGTGGCGGGCCTGGCGGATGACATCGGAGTTGCGATCGCATCCCAGTATCGGCACCGGTAGACTCGGGCGACGGCGGGCCTGGGCCTCCTGGAGTAAGGCTTGCCAGAGGTTGGCATCAAAATCGGGCCAGCGTTGGAAGCCGAAAGTGCTATCCAGCAATCCTGGGGCCACATCCAGAGCCTGCAGAGCTGCCTCCAAAGGCAAGGTGCCGGAACCACAGAGGGGATCGAGCAAGGGCACATCGCCCTGCCAACCCGTCAATCGTACCAGAGCTGCTGCTAGAGACTCCTTCAACGGGGCTGCCCCCACGGCAGGACGATAGCCACGGCGATGCAGACTGCGACCGGAGCTATCCAGGCTGACAATAGCTTGCTGCCGCTGGATATGCACATTCGCCTGCACATCGGCAGTCTGGACATCGACACTGGAGCGCCGGCCCCAATAGTGGCGCTGCTGATCGACGATGGCATTTTTCACCTGCAGTGCGGTGAAATGGCTGTGATTGAGCTGTCGGTTTTTACCCGTCACCCGCACTGCCAGGGTCTCGGCCGGGGTCAGATGGGCCGACCAGTCCAGGCGCTGAATTCCCTGATAGAGGGCCTTGGCATCCTGGCAGGGGACCTGAGCCAGGTGCACCAAAATCCGAAAAGGCAGCCGCGCCCAGAGATTCACTCGGTATAGCAGCTCCACGTGTCCCTGGAAGGCAACGCCGCAGAATTGGGGCTCTACCCC
This portion of the Halomicronema hongdechloris C2206 genome encodes:
- a CDS encoding THUMP domain-containing class I SAM-dependent RNA methyltransferase — translated: MGQYFATVARGLETLAAEELVALGAHGVEPQFCGVAFQGHVELLYRVNLWARLPFRILVHLAQVPCQDAKALYQGIQRLDWSAHLTPAETLAVRVTGKNRQLNHSHFTALQVKNAIVDQQRHYWGRRSSVDVQTADVQANVHIQRQQAIVSLDSSGRSLHRRGYRPAVGAAPLKESLAAALVRLTGWQGDVPLLDPLCGSGTLPLEAALQALDVAPGLLDSTFGFQRWPDFDANLWQALLQEAQARRRPSLPVPILGCDRNSDVIRQARHNAQACGLADQVRFFQQALATLDAPADQGIILCNPPYGERMGHPAELADFYRLLGDVLKQRFKGWTAFILSGNKELARHIGLKSAQRFPVYNGSLPCQWMKYELY
- a CDS encoding ribulose bisphosphate carboxylase small subunit, with the protein product MAYYISPRFLDRLAVHITKNYLDLPQVKLPLILGIHGRKGEGKTFQCELVFERMGVEVVHVSGGELESPDAGDPARLLRLRYREAAELVRVRGKMAVLMINDLDAGAGRFDALTQYTVNTQLVNNTLMNIADNPTNVQLPGSYDETPLQRIPIVVTGNDLATLYAPLIRDGRMEKFYWEPDRNDRIGIVGGIFEPDGLSQQDIVTLVDTFPDQAIDFFGALRSRIYDEQIRDFIHSVGVDQVARQVVNTKTPPTFHKPDFSIQHLLEVGHDMVREQGRVRDMQLVREYNQALRQGSPEPAPSPSAQSFYRAYEGVASGNGSQQTPSQHRASSTRLDQDTLNQVRQLLNQGYRIGLEHVDERRFRMNSWKSCATLQTDNSDEAAMAMEQCLLDHPQEYVRMIGIDPQKKQRVLEQIIQRPR